A genomic segment from Alistipes sp. ZOR0009 encodes:
- a CDS encoding DUF1987 domain-containing protein, with protein sequence MESYKVEGTPRTPFVLMDVNSGVLEIKGISIPNNSYDFFKPLFEVLDRYVENPAPKTVINLHLSYINTSTSKALLELFKKVAILQNVEFNWHCEADDEEMLEFGKNYETLLGVSFNFFTFSMN encoded by the coding sequence ATGGAATCATATAAAGTGGAAGGGACACCACGCACGCCTTTTGTGCTGATGGATGTCAATAGTGGGGTGCTGGAGATTAAGGGGATTTCTATTCCAAATAATTCTTACGATTTTTTTAAGCCGCTATTTGAAGTTTTAGATAGGTATGTCGAAAATCCGGCCCCAAAGACCGTGATTAATTTGCATTTAAGCTACATAAATACGAGTACCTCCAAGGCTCTGTTGGAGTTGTTTAAAAAGGTGGCGATTCTTCAAAATGTGGAGTTTAACTGGCACTGCGAAGCTGATGACGAGGAAATGTTAGAGTTTGGAAAAAACTACGAGACTTTACTCGGTGTTTCTTTCAACTTTTTTACCTTTTCGATGAATTAG